One genomic region from Fulvitalea axinellae encodes:
- a CDS encoding fasciclin domain-containing protein, whose product MIKNNYFLLLIIGLLVVSSCDEDDYYDVPDDLKGNIVQVLETKGNFSHMLKALKRSGYEKPLSASSYTLFAPTDEAFDAFLKEKGYGSVDDIPEAELKSLVQHHILSNAYSWRVILEQGLSGLVSPDDPKEHIITPKKPTLCYKPPVVETFEEKEYTVWKGRKFLPFFNPEFFLEPGDYNFFYPDTEYTTFNVANAAITGLDQGALNGIIHEVDHVLDPLPTIGDVIYNDDQFSLFKELTDRFLEYQYNYQATQEANKDNTGDIDSLFNKKHEGIISFAHDELDGVFQFGIDVPGGVKFNHTAFVPKNDVLQAYLNETFLKFYGSVEDIPDEAIRTLLNAHLVGARRSIGILPSDMEGGFSTNNGDNVKVPKTDVFMARWTNNGPFYGMKKVIQPNAFSSVIGDLFFNPDYSVLLKMMASTDLQILVSDPTHEYTFLAPDNDAFEKAGIRYDEARKVFFIKHPVSGEDVRLNSTQLKDILELHFISKEIEKVDRVIYESSIDGQNYLGLVPTGSHTFNVISGGSQEQGVTISNRISGTRKAENGTVYAVDQVLLPAQKSITQLLLEPGGPYEHFGNVLRKAGMVVGTSIPLLASGNFTVLVPTQEALDAYDLPDNRVDLEEFLRYFFVQGKQVYADRSIDGEFQTMRVDKEKTTANNRFFHKLRIVSDAHGALSVTDGAGNVSTIADSDNSNVISQGIAVHLIDKILLSK is encoded by the coding sequence ATGATTAAAAACAACTACTTTTTATTGCTCATAATCGGACTCCTTGTCGTGTCGAGTTGCGATGAGGACGACTATTATGACGTCCCCGATGACCTGAAGGGAAACATCGTTCAGGTACTTGAGACCAAAGGGAATTTCTCCCATATGCTCAAGGCGCTGAAGAGATCGGGTTATGAAAAACCGCTTTCGGCGAGTTCCTATACGTTATTCGCTCCTACGGACGAAGCCTTTGACGCTTTCCTGAAGGAGAAAGGCTACGGTTCCGTAGACGATATTCCGGAAGCCGAGCTCAAGAGCCTGGTTCAGCACCATATCCTCTCGAACGCTTATAGCTGGAGGGTGATTTTGGAACAGGGACTTTCTGGCCTTGTGTCGCCGGACGATCCGAAGGAACATATAATTACGCCGAAAAAACCTACGCTTTGCTATAAGCCTCCGGTGGTGGAGACTTTCGAAGAGAAAGAATACACCGTTTGGAAAGGGCGTAAGTTCTTGCCGTTCTTCAATCCGGAATTCTTCCTTGAGCCCGGCGATTATAACTTCTTCTATCCCGATACCGAATACACCACATTCAACGTGGCCAACGCCGCTATAACGGGTTTGGACCAAGGCGCCCTGAACGGTATTATCCATGAGGTGGACCACGTTTTAGACCCGTTGCCGACTATCGGAGATGTGATTTATAATGATGATCAGTTTAGCCTGTTCAAGGAACTCACGGACCGATTTCTGGAATACCAGTACAACTACCAAGCGACGCAGGAAGCCAACAAGGACAACACCGGCGATATAGATTCGCTTTTCAACAAAAAGCATGAGGGCATCATCTCGTTTGCGCATGACGAATTGGACGGCGTTTTCCAGTTCGGTATTGACGTGCCGGGCGGTGTGAAGTTTAACCATACGGCCTTTGTTCCCAAGAATGACGTGTTGCAGGCGTACCTGAATGAGACATTCCTGAAGTTCTACGGCTCCGTTGAGGATATTCCCGACGAAGCCATTCGTACGTTGCTCAACGCCCATCTGGTAGGCGCTCGTCGAAGTATCGGTATTCTTCCATCGGATATGGAAGGGGGATTTTCCACTAATAACGGCGACAACGTCAAGGTGCCCAAGACCGACGTGTTTATGGCTCGATGGACCAACAACGGCCCATTCTACGGAATGAAAAAGGTAATCCAGCCCAACGCTTTTTCATCGGTGATCGGCGACTTGTTCTTTAATCCCGATTATTCCGTCTTGCTCAAGATGATGGCTTCTACCGACCTGCAGATTCTTGTCAGTGACCCTACCCACGAGTATACGTTCCTGGCTCCTGACAATGACGCTTTCGAGAAAGCCGGAATCCGTTATGACGAGGCCAGAAAGGTATTTTTCATCAAACATCCGGTAAGTGGGGAAGACGTAAGGCTCAACTCTACTCAGCTCAAGGATATCTTGGAACTTCATTTTATCTCCAAAGAAATCGAGAAGGTGGATAGGGTTATTTACGAAAGCTCTATCGACGGGCAAAACTACTTGGGATTGGTGCCTACCGGATCGCACACCTTCAATGTGATTTCGGGAGGAAGCCAGGAGCAGGGCGTTACGATCTCGAACCGGATTTCGGGAACCAGAAAGGCTGAGAACGGAACCGTTTACGCCGTGGACCAAGTGCTCTTGCCCGCCCAGAAATCAATAACGCAACTGTTGCTTGAACCCGGCGGACCCTATGAGCATTTCGGCAACGTACTCCGCAAGGCGGGCATGGTGGTCGGCACTTCCATACCGTTGTTGGCTTCGGGCAATTTCACTGTTCTGGTACCTACGCAGGAAGCTCTTGACGCATATGATTTGCCCGACAATCGAGTGGATCTCGAAGAGTTTCTCCGCTACTTTTTCGTACAGGGCAAGCAGGTTTACGCCGACAGATCCATCGACGGCGAGTTTCAGACCATGCGTGTCGATAAAGAGAAGACTACGGCCAACAACAGGTTTTTTCACAAGCTTAGGATTGTCAGCGACGCCCACGGAGCGCTTAGCGTCACCGACGGAGCGGGCAACGTGTCCACCATCGCCGACTCCGACAACAGTAACGTCATCTCGCAAGGCATCGCCGTGCATTTGATCGACAAAATCTTGTTGAGCAAATAA
- a CDS encoding SusC/RagA family TonB-linked outer membrane protein: MKRYLFLLTLFLTGHIFWNQAWAQDGGRLVQGTLRDAETGETLIGVTVIEVGENDRSVQGQVTDLNGFFMMKVKSSASKLKFSYIGYKTVTLPIDKDKFEVRLEEDISKLETVEVTGERYSSDGFIAVRDRVSVSKKVDIKDLDAIMAPSVDEMLQGRISNVDISAVSGDPGSGMRIRIRGTSTITGNAEPMIVVDGVPFRAEIPSDFDFTVADDQGYGALLAIAPSDIASIEILKDAASAAIWGSNAANGVIMITTKRGRKARPTLSYNFNYGITDQPDPIPTLSGVNYTTLQKEAAFNVNGNMKFGNNFKELNYDPTWSEYHNYAQETDWLGAITRTGLKSEHNLSLSGGGDKARYRLGVGYLDDGGTTKNTGFKRVSARANLDYEVTTKLKISTDFSYVRSDRDMTYDSEKNNTPNERDIAYRKMPNESIWEYDEEGNRTGKYFTPDPFTTYQGLYNPVAQINDAWKNKTENRLGTNFRLRYNILTSLYFEGTLSFSAYSQKLTDFLPKSATGRDWTFSGVNKGSELDKEIYDVQTFSKLIYTPQIGDKHELLVMGQWQTSEFRDAGYASSVSNTPSGLLTDPSGAGRLSGVSNYTGRGRGLGGLTQFSYKYDDRYITQAGFRLDASSKFGSDNRWGAFPFASLGWRVTSEPFLRDKAQWINEFKIRGSFGVNGGEPRDAFLHYSRYKAGDNYLGRGGIFPANTKITNLQWSRTTQYNIGYDFHAFENRLNITMDFYKKRTTDMIFNGLAIPTASGFTSTTQNWGALTNKGVELAIDGTVYKRKDLKVDLMFNIAKNINVIESLPENATLKKGDVYKNGEYATSLVLGDPLGSFYGYRYKGVYKTDEDAVARDKNGEVIPDLSTGKPKKMIMGKSNYIFRGGDAMYEDVNKDGVIDELDVVYLGNSEPDVTGGFSVRVFYKGLSLSSFFNYRIGQDVINSARMGLENMYTRDNQAASVMRRWRGPGDDTDIPRAMYNAGYNWLGSDRFVEKASFLRWQNVTLTYTLDRKLLKRIGVTSMRFNVTAYNLMVFTDYTGQDPEVGRGGDPAAPIYDNARTPRGRSVRMGVNVTF; encoded by the coding sequence ATGAAAAGATATTTATTCCTATTGACCCTGTTCCTGACGGGGCATATATTCTGGAACCAAGCTTGGGCGCAAGACGGTGGCCGGCTGGTCCAGGGCACACTCCGGGACGCCGAAACGGGCGAGACCCTGATCGGGGTGACGGTAATTGAAGTGGGGGAGAACGACCGTTCCGTACAGGGACAGGTAACCGACCTCAACGGCTTTTTCATGATGAAAGTGAAAAGCTCCGCCTCAAAGCTCAAGTTCTCGTATATCGGTTACAAAACCGTGACTTTGCCTATTGACAAAGACAAGTTTGAGGTAAGGCTTGAGGAAGACATCTCAAAGCTGGAAACGGTAGAGGTGACGGGGGAACGCTATTCCTCCGACGGATTTATCGCTGTACGCGACCGGGTTTCCGTTTCCAAAAAAGTCGATATCAAAGATCTGGACGCCATCATGGCGCCTTCGGTTGACGAGATGCTCCAGGGCCGAATCAGTAACGTGGATATTTCGGCAGTGAGTGGCGACCCGGGCTCGGGTATGCGTATCCGTATTCGCGGTACGTCCACCATTACCGGCAACGCCGAACCGATGATCGTAGTCGATGGCGTACCGTTCCGCGCCGAGATTCCTTCGGACTTTGACTTTACCGTCGCTGACGACCAAGGCTACGGCGCCTTGTTGGCAATCGCTCCGAGTGATATCGCCTCGATCGAAATCCTGAAAGACGCCGCCTCCGCCGCTATTTGGGGCTCCAATGCGGCCAATGGCGTGATTATGATTACCACCAAGCGTGGTCGTAAAGCCAGGCCCACTTTGTCGTATAATTTCAATTACGGTATCACGGATCAGCCTGATCCTATCCCTACGCTTAGTGGCGTAAACTATACGACTCTGCAAAAGGAAGCCGCCTTCAACGTTAACGGAAACATGAAGTTCGGCAATAATTTCAAAGAGCTGAACTATGATCCTACTTGGAGCGAATACCATAACTACGCCCAAGAAACCGATTGGCTGGGTGCGATTACAAGGACAGGACTAAAGTCTGAGCACAACCTATCCCTTTCGGGCGGTGGCGACAAAGCCCGTTATCGTTTGGGCGTCGGTTATCTTGACGATGGCGGTACGACAAAAAACACCGGGTTCAAACGTGTTTCGGCCAGAGCCAACTTGGACTATGAGGTAACCACAAAACTGAAAATCTCGACGGACTTTTCATATGTGCGCTCCGACCGTGACATGACTTACGATTCGGAAAAAAATAATACTCCGAACGAAAGGGATATCGCTTATCGGAAAATGCCGAACGAGAGTATTTGGGAATATGACGAAGAGGGTAACCGCACAGGCAAATACTTTACGCCAGATCCGTTTACTACATATCAAGGCCTGTATAACCCGGTGGCCCAGATCAACGACGCTTGGAAGAATAAGACCGAAAACCGTCTTGGCACCAACTTCCGTTTGCGTTATAATATCCTGACAAGTCTTTACTTCGAAGGAACGCTTTCTTTCTCTGCCTACTCGCAAAAGTTGACGGATTTTCTTCCGAAATCAGCGACAGGAAGGGACTGGACTTTTAGTGGCGTAAACAAAGGGTCTGAGCTTGACAAGGAGATTTATGATGTGCAGACATTCTCCAAACTCATCTATACGCCCCAAATCGGAGACAAGCATGAGTTGTTGGTGATGGGTCAGTGGCAAACCAGCGAGTTCCGCGATGCGGGTTACGCCTCTAGCGTTTCCAATACGCCGTCCGGACTTCTGACCGACCCTTCCGGAGCGGGACGTTTATCCGGCGTTTCCAACTACACCGGCCGTGGCCGTGGATTAGGCGGACTCACGCAGTTTTCTTACAAATACGACGACCGCTATATCACCCAAGCCGGTTTCAGGCTCGACGCCAGTTCCAAATTCGGCAGCGACAACCGCTGGGGAGCCTTTCCTTTCGCCTCTTTGGGCTGGAGGGTTACTTCCGAACCGTTTTTGCGTGATAAGGCCCAATGGATAAACGAATTCAAAATCAGGGGTAGTTTCGGGGTGAACGGTGGCGAGCCTCGCGACGCTTTCCTTCACTACAGCCGTTACAAGGCCGGTGACAACTATCTGGGCAGAGGCGGTATTTTTCCTGCCAACACCAAAATCACCAACCTTCAGTGGTCACGCACTACCCAGTACAATATCGGTTACGATTTCCACGCTTTCGAAAATCGCTTGAACATCACGATGGACTTTTATAAGAAAAGAACCACCGACATGATCTTCAACGGTCTGGCGATTCCGACAGCCTCGGGATTTACCTCAACGACCCAAAACTGGGGAGCCTTGACGAACAAAGGAGTGGAGCTTGCCATCGACGGAACGGTTTACAAACGCAAGGACCTCAAAGTGGATTTGATGTTTAATATTGCCAAAAACATCAATGTAATCGAATCCCTGCCGGAAAACGCCACGCTCAAAAAAGGCGATGTGTATAAGAACGGGGAGTATGCTACCAGCTTGGTGTTGGGAGATCCGCTCGGTTCATTCTACGGCTACCGATATAAAGGCGTGTACAAGACGGACGAAGACGCCGTTGCCCGAGACAAGAACGGCGAAGTGATTCCCGATTTGTCTACAGGCAAGCCCAAGAAAATGATTATGGGCAAGTCGAATTACATCTTCCGCGGTGGCGACGCCATGTACGAAGACGTCAACAAGGACGGCGTGATCGACGAGCTCGACGTCGTTTATCTCGGCAATTCCGAGCCGGACGTGACTGGCGGTTTCAGCGTCAGGGTATTTTACAAAGGGCTTTCGCTTAGCTCGTTTTTCAACTACCGTATAGGACAGGACGTGATCAACTCGGCCCGGATGGGATTGGAGAACATGTACACCCGCGACAACCAGGCGGCTTCGGTAATGAGACGCTGGCGTGGCCCGGGCGATGATACCGACATCCCGCGCGCCATGTACAACGCCGGTTACAACTGGTTAGGCTCCGATCGTTTTGTGGAAAAAGCCAGCTTCTTGCGTTGGCAGAACGTGACACTGACCTATACCTTGGACAGAAAGCTCCTGAAGCGTATCGGCGTAACGTCTATGCGATTCAACGTTACGGCCTATAACCTGATGGTGTTTACCGATTATACCGGACAGGATCCGGAAGTGGGCAGGGGAGGCGATCCGGCCGCGCCGATTTACGACAACGCCCGGACACCTCGCGGACGTTCGGTACGGATGGGCGTAAACGTGACTTTTTAA